A genomic stretch from Falco cherrug isolate bFalChe1 chromosome 3, bFalChe1.pri, whole genome shotgun sequence includes:
- the SDCBP gene encoding syntenin-1: MSLYPSLEDLKVDKVIQAQTAFSSNPANPAILSEASAPIPHDGGLYPRLYPELSQYMGLSLNEEEVQRNLPVAAAAQPQGQLVTRPSTNYMVAPVTGNDIGIRRAEIKQGIREAILCKDQDGKIGLRLKSVDNGIFVQLVQANSPASLAGLRFGDQVLQINGENCAGWSSDKAHKVLKQASGERISMIIRDRPFERIITMHKDSTGHVGFIFKNGKITSIVKDSSAARNGLLTEHNICEINGQNVIGLKDPQIADILATAGNVVTITVMPSSIYEYIIKRMATSIMKSLMDHSVPEV; this comes from the exons ATGTCTCTCTATCCTTCCCTGGAAGATCTGAAGGTTGACAAAGTTATTCAG GCCCAGACAGCCTTTTCTTCAAATCCAGCTAATCCAGCAATCTTGTCTGAAGCGTCTGCTCCTATTCCTCACGATGGAG GCTTATACCCCAGACTGTATCCAGAACTGTCTCAGTATATGGGCCTGAGCCTCAACGAGGAAGAGGTGCAGAGAAACTTACcggtggcagcagctgctcagccacAGGGT cAACTGGTAACACGACCTTCTACTAATTACATGGTAGCTCCAGTGACTGGAAATGATATTGGAATTCGCAGAGCGGAAATTAAGCAAGGCATCCGTGAAGCAATTTTATGTAAAGACCAAGATGGCAAAATTGGACTTCGCCTTAAGTCTGTTGACAAT GGTATATTTGTCCAGTTAGTTCAGGCAAACTCTCCAGCATCCCTTGCCGGTCTGCGGTTTGGAGACCAAGTTCTGCAGATCAATGGTGAAAACTGTGCAGGATGGAGTTCTGATAAAGCACATAAAGTTCTGAAACAAGCTTCTGGAGAAAGGATTTCGATGATCATTCGGGACAG GCCTTTTGAACGAATCATTACTATGCATAAGGACAGCACAGGGCATGTTGGTTTCATATtcaagaatggaaaaataaccTCCATAGTGAAAGACAGTTCTGCTGCAAGAAATGGACTTCTTACAGAGCACAACATCTGTGAAATTAATGGCCAGAATGTGATTGGATTGAAG GACCCCCAGATTGCAGACATCTTGGCAACAGCTGGAAATGTAGTGACCATTACTGTCATGCCTTCCAGTATTTATGAGTATATAATAAAGAG gATGGCAACTAGCATTATGAAGAGCCTGATGGATCACTCTGTTCCTGAAGTCTAA